In the genome of Massilia sp. W12, the window CCTCCACATCCTTACCTTCAGCCAAAGCGCCTCTGCTGCTGACCTGGTGGCGCCAGCTGATCCACACGCCAGCGCGGCCAAAGAACAGCAGCGCAAACATGTGCTGGCCGGGCCGCAGGATGCAAAAAAACAAGCCCTGGCGCAGCAATTTGCGCGTGAACATCTGCAGCAGCTGTTGGCGCACAAGGGCAATGCCGGCGACGATGTGCAAGTGTTGCGCAGCTTCAGCGACGCGCGCGGGCGCGTGTTTGTGCATGTGCAGCACACTCAGGGCGGGATTCCGGTGTGGGGTTCGCAAGCGATTGTTGAAATGGAAAGCGATGGCATGCTGGCGCATGTGGTGGACGATGTGAAGCCGCAAGTCAATCGCGGCTTCGCCAAGGCCAGCCTGCAAGCATCGGTGACGGCGGAAAACGCCAACGCCCTGGCGCAAGCCGCCGCCGGGATGAGCGCGCGCCAGATGACCGCGCCAGCCCGGAGTGACTTATGGCTGTTGCGTGATGACAGCGGGCGCGACCGCCTGGCCTGGCGCGTTGCCCTGCGGCGCGAAGATGGCGGTAAAGACACCACCATGCCGGTGGTCTTTATTGACGCGCACAGCGGCGCCACGCTGTGGAAGTATGACAATCTGCAAACCGCCAGCGTGGCTGTGAGCGGGGTTTCCAATTACGAAGGGACACTCAGCCTGACAGGCTTTCAGAGCGGTTCCACCTATTATCTGGAAGATGTCGGCCGCAAACTCGGCACATTTAACTATAACAACACCACTTCGTCCTTGTCGCGCGTCAGCAGCAGCAGCGCTGACTTTAACAGCACCGTACACAAAGCGGCAGTGGACGCCCACTATGGCGCGGTGAAGACTTATGACTATTTCAAAAACGTGCATGGCCGCAATGGAATTGACGGCAATGGCGGCCCCGGCAGCACCATGTCGATTGACGGCGTGACCAGTTTGATCGGCTCGCGCGTGCATTATTCGACGCGCTACAACAACGCGTTTTGGAACGGCTCTTACATGACCTATGGCGATGGCGACGGCACGACTTTCGGCCCGCTCACCTCGCTCGACATTGCCGGCCATGAAATGACGCATGGCATCACCGAGCGCACTGCCGGCCTGGTGTATTCCGGCGAATCCGGCGCCTTGAATGAATCCATGTCGGATGTGTTCGGCGCCTTGGTCGAACGTTACGCCAAGGGCGAAAGCGCAGCCACCTGGAAAATCGGCGAACAGGTGTATACCCCGGCCAATGGCACAGGGGACGCCTTGCGCTATATGGACAATCCGCATCTGGCCAGCAATAACGGATTTACCGCCGATGACGACCCCGACCACTACAGTGAGCGCTACACCGGCACGGCGGACAATGGCGGGGTGCACATCAATTCCGGCATCGCGAATAAAGCGTTTCATCTGGTGGCCAAGGGCGGCAGCCACCATCTGGGCGGCACGATGACCGGCATAGGCGCGGATGACGCCGCCAAAATCTGGTACAAGGCGCTCACCACCTATATGACCTCCAGCACCAATTTCGCCGGCGCCCGCAGCGCTACGCTGAATGCCGCGACTGCGCTGTTTGGCGCAACGAGCGCGCAATACAATGCGGTGTGCAATGCCTGGAACATGGTCGGGGTGGGCGCTTCCTGCAATGTCGTGCCCAATCCCAACCCCGGCACGGATCTGCTCAGCAATGGCGGCTTTGAAACCGCGATTACGCCCTGGATCATGTCCGGCACAGGCGCTTTTTATATTGCGAATGGCAATTATCCGCAAGCCGGCACGGGTTACGCCTATTTCGGCAACGCCAACAGTGTGACGGGACAAACCTATCAGCAAGTCACGCTGCCAGCCGGCAGCAATCTGAACTTCAGCTATTACCTGAACGTCAGCTCGGCGGAAACCACCACCACCACGCAATACGATAAATTGTTTGTCGAGGTGCGTGACACATCAGGTGTTTTGCTGGCGACCCTGGCCACCTACAGCAATTTGAATAAGGCTGCGACAGGGGCGTACAGTCTGAAGAGCCACAGCCTGGGAGCTTACGCAGGCCGCACCATCCGTCTGCAGTTCAGAACCACGACGGATTCCAGCAATATCACCACTTTCCGGGTGGATACGGCGGCGGTGAAATAAGGCGGGGCAGGCAGCGGCCTTGTTTGCGCGCAGGAGCTTGGCGCCGCGAACAAGGCCGCAGGGAAATCATGCAGCGACATTGCTGGCGGGTAGGAGCGGCTTTAGCCGCGAAAACCGGCGGTGGCGCTGCGCAGAAGCTGATTTGTGAGCAAGGGGTTAAACCCCTCCTGCCAAGCAAGCCGCAGCAGCTGTCTTTAGGCGCCCGCGCCAAAGCGGCGGCGTAGTTTTTGTGTCACTTCATCGCCTATCCCCATTTTTTCCGCCTTATCCAACAGATCCAGCGCTTCTTCTCGCTGCCCCAGCTTCGCCAGGGTTTTGGCTTGATCACAGTAAAACGCAGGATTTCGGCTACCCGCCGCAATCTTGCCTTGCCGCAAATCCTGTGCGCCGGGGATATCGCCTGATCGTTCCAGCGCATTGGCGTAAACAGCCTCGCAAATGTCATCGCTGATGCCACGCGCGCGCGCCAAATCCAGCACCATGAGCGCGGCGCGCGCATCGCCTTGGCCCAGCCAGGCTTTGGCTTGATCGCAGTAATCCGCAGGATGCGTGCTGCCAGCATCAATCCGCTGTTGCCGTTGCGCTTGCGCTTCTTGCCAGTGCCCGGTTGCTTGCAGAATACTGCTTTCGATCGCGTGGGTTTTAGCGTCAGTGCAATCTCGCCGGCGTGCTTCTTGCAAGAGCGCCAGCGCCGCTTCGCTCTTGCCTTCAGCATGCAGGGCGCGCGCTTCGTCGTTATAAAAAGTTGCATGTTTTGAGCCGGCATTGATTTGCTGCCTGCGCAACTGCCGTGCTTGTTCCGCTTGCCCGGTAGCGCTCAGGCAATCGGCTTTCACCGCTAGCACATGTTGATCTATCCCCTGCGGATATTCCCGCTCCAGCTTTTCTATCTCATCCAAAAATGCCTGCGCCCCCGCCGCCCCCTGCGCCAGCAGGGCGCGGCCCAGATTAGTCCAAAGAGGCGGAAAATCTTTTTGAATCTCACAGGCTTTTTTGAAGCAGTGCAATGCATCTGCACTGTCCCAGCCATCGTTTTTCACGTGGCATTCGCCCAAAAAGCGCCAGGCGCGTGCTTCATCGGGGTCCAGATGCAGCCAATATTCCAGCACCCGCATTTGTTCTTTGCGCGGCGCGCGGGATTGATATAAATGCGTGTATAAATTTCTAATTTTCCGCAAAGCCCAATCCAGCTTGCCGCTTAATAATTCCACGGCAATGCCATGAATGCGCTCACTATCATTGGCTGCCACCAGGTGGTAAAACGCCTCCAGCGCACGCGCAATGTTTAATTGGGTGCGCCGTTTGCCGCCGCCCAATTGCTTCAACCAGCATTCGGCCACCGCCAGATGGCGCTCGCGCAACATTGC includes:
- a CDS encoding M4 family metallopeptidase, producing the protein MNRRHSALPLPLSCLALAILHILTFSQSASAADLVAPADPHASAAKEQQRKHVLAGPQDAKKQALAQQFAREHLQQLLAHKGNAGDDVQVLRSFSDARGRVFVHVQHTQGGIPVWGSQAIVEMESDGMLAHVVDDVKPQVNRGFAKASLQASVTAENANALAQAAAGMSARQMTAPARSDLWLLRDDSGRDRLAWRVALRREDGGKDTTMPVVFIDAHSGATLWKYDNLQTASVAVSGVSNYEGTLSLTGFQSGSTYYLEDVGRKLGTFNYNNTTSSLSRVSSSSADFNSTVHKAAVDAHYGAVKTYDYFKNVHGRNGIDGNGGPGSTMSIDGVTSLIGSRVHYSTRYNNAFWNGSYMTYGDGDGTTFGPLTSLDIAGHEMTHGITERTAGLVYSGESGALNESMSDVFGALVERYAKGESAATWKIGEQVYTPANGTGDALRYMDNPHLASNNGFTADDDPDHYSERYTGTADNGGVHINSGIANKAFHLVAKGGSHHLGGTMTGIGADDAAKIWYKALTTYMTSSTNFAGARSATLNAATALFGATSAQYNAVCNAWNMVGVGASCNVVPNPNPGTDLLSNGGFETAITPWIMSGTGAFYIANGNYPQAGTGYAYFGNANSVTGQTYQQVTLPAGSNLNFSYYLNVSSAETTTTTQYDKLFVEVRDTSGVLLATLATYSNLNKAATGAYSLKSHSLGAYAGRTIRLQFRTTTDSSNITTFRVDTAAVK